The following proteins are co-located in the Macadamia integrifolia cultivar HAES 741 chromosome 3, SCU_Mint_v3, whole genome shotgun sequence genome:
- the LOC122073656 gene encoding uncharacterized protein LOC122073656 produces the protein MGDPKQAKDEKPATVITLSGENRGAAMHVGSESAKREGRSQWRMEDSKTGEDSSTSAYLNSNLQSVNNSIIFNSSFSERNPGVHLVLSHNPKEPISMKEETERIEASKAEFNITPAQKLTYEPRSLFVESSDTDQNNPEKPSHHSCHYSFEKEKDNDKQTEDSSTK, from the coding sequence ATGGGAGATCCAAAACAGGCCAAAGATGAGAAACCAGCAACTGTTATAACCCTGTCAGGCGAAAATAGAGGAGCAGCCATGCATGTGGGTTCTGAGTCAGCAAAACGAGAAGGTAGGTCCCAGTGgaggatggaggattcaaaGACAGGGGAGGACAGTTCAACCTCGGCATACCTTAATAGCAATCTGCAGAGTGTCAACAATTCAATTATTTTCAACAGTTCCTTTAGCGAAAGGAATCCTGGAGTTCATCTCGTTCTCTCTCACAATCCAAAAGAACCAATCAGCATGAAAGAGGAAACAGAGAGAATCGAGGCAAGCAAAGCAGAGTTCAACATAACCCCAGCTCAGAAGCTCACTTATGAGCCAAGAAGCCTTTTTGTGGAATCCAGTGACACTGACCAAAACAACCCTGAGAAGCCTAGCCATCACAGTTGCCACTACAGCTTTGAGAAGGAAAAGGACAATGACAAGCAAACTGAAGATTCTTCAACTAAGTAG
- the LOC122073655 gene encoding tubby-like F-box protein 5, giving the protein MSLKSIVRELKEMRDGIGNMSWRGVEGKHAPSRTRSHINSDGYRLHVGSLQQSRWANLPPELLLDVIQRLETSETTWPARRHVVACASVCRSWREITKVVVKNPEQSGRLTFPISLKQPGPRDSPIQCFIRRERATSTYRLYLGLTPALLGENGKLLFAARKIRRAAGTDFVISLDANDFSRASNTYVGKMRSNFLGTKFTIYDSQPPYDTAVQSNSRSNRRIHAKQVLPRVPAGNYNVATISYELNVLRTRGPRRMQCTMHFIPVSAIQEGGSAPTPTEFSNSLDEQFSFLSVSKPNNPVVDISSSSLPERPALVHGTGEPLVLKNKAPRWHEQLQCWCLNFRGRVTVASVKNFQLVAAVEPSHQVSVAEQEKVILQFGKIGKDIFTMDYRYPLSAFQAFAICLSSFDTKPACE; this is encoded by the exons ATGTCGCTAAAAAGTATTGTTCGTGAGctgaaagagatgagagatgggataGGGAACATGTCGTGGAGAGGGGTAGAAGGGAAGCATGCGCCCAGCCGCACCAGATCGCACATCAACTCCGATGGGTATAGGTTGCATGTTGGATCCCTCCAGCAGAGCCGTTGGGCTAACCTGCCGCCGGAGCTGCTTTTAGATGTTATCCAGAGGTTGGAAACGAGCGAGACGACATGGCCTGCGCGGAGGCATGTGGTTGCATGTGCCTCTGTTTGCAGGTCATGGAGAGAGATTACAAAAGTGGTTGTGAAGAACCCAGAACAAAGTGGGAGGCTCACATTCCCTATATCATTGAAACAG CCCGGTCCGCGTGATTCTCCCATACAGTGCTTCATAAGGAGGGAGAGAGCAACTTCTACTTATCGCCTGTATCTTGGTCTGACCCCTG CTTTGTTGGGGGAGAATGGGAAATTGTTATTTGCAGCACGAAAGATCAGAAGGGCAGCAGGTACAGATTTTGTGATATCCTTGGATGCAAATGATTTCTCCCGTGCAAGCAATACATATGTTGGAAAAATGAG GTCGAATTTTCTAGGGACGAAGTTCACCATTTATGATAGCCAGCCTCCATATGACACTGCAGTCCAATCAAATAGTCGGTCCAATCGAAGAATTCATGCTAAGCAGGTGTTGCCAAGGGTCCCTGCTGGTAATTACAATGTTGCCACAATCTCCTATGAACTCAATGTTCTTCGCACTAGAGGCCCAAGGAGGATGCAATGCACCATGCATTTCATCCCTGTCTCCGCAATTCAAGAGGGGGGATCTGCTCCAACACCAACTGAATTCTCCAACTCCCTTGATGAgcaattttctttcttatcGGTTTCTAAACCCAATAATCCAGTTGTGGATATCAGCTCCAGTAGCCTCCCAGAGCGACCAGCTTTAGTCCATGGTACAGGGGAACCACTGGTTTTAAAGAACAAAGCACCTAGATGGCATGAGCAGCTGCAGTGCTGGTGCCTAAATTTTAGGGGACGTGTTACTGTGGCCTCAGTTAAGAACTTCCAGCTTGTGGCAGCTGTGGAGCCTTCTCACCAGGTTTCGGTGGCAGAGCAAGAAAAGGTGATACTGCAGTTTGGAAAAATAGGGAAGGACATATTTACAATGGATTATCGTTACCCCCTCTCTGCCTTCCAAGCCTTTGCAATCTGCCTTAGCAGCTTCGACACCAAGCCAGCATGTGAATGA